A genomic segment from Streptomyces sp. NBC_00459 encodes:
- the recG gene encoding ATP-dependent DNA helicase RecG yields MDLVPALEEPLKQPLKSVLGPATAKVMAEHLGLHTVGDLLHHYPRRYEERGQLTHLADLPMDEHVTVVAQVADARLHTFASSKSRGGKGQRLEVTITDGSGRLQLVFFGHGVHKPHKELLPGTRALFAGKASVFNRRLQLAHPAYELLRGDTDEAAEAVDSWAGALIPLYPATAKLESWKIAKSVQTVLLSAQDAVDPLPPSLREGRGLATLPEALLKIHRPHTKADIEDARTRLKWDEAFVLQVALARRRHADAQLPAVPRRPSPDGLLTAFDAKLPFTLTEGQQKVSKEIFDDLAAEHPMHRLLQGEVGSGKTMVALRAMLAVVDAGGQAAMLAPTEVLAQQHHRSITEMMGELAEGGMLGGADKATKVVLLTGSMGTAARRQALLDLVTGEAGLVIGTHALIEDKVQFHDLGLVVVDEQHRFGVEQRDALRGKGKQPPHLLVMTATPIPRTVAMTVFGDLETSVLDQLPAGRSPIASHVVPAADKPHFLARAWERVREEVGNGHQAYVVCPRIGDEEDDPKKAGKKKSPEDEAEKRPPLAVVEVAEQLTRGPLQGLKVEILHGRMHPDDKDAVMRRFAAGETDVLVATTVIEVGVNVPNATVMVIMDADRFGVSQLHQLRGRVGRGSAAGLCLLVSEMPEASPARQRLNSVAATLDGFELSRIDLEQRREGDVLGQAQSGVRTSLRMLTVIEDEEIIAEAREEAAAVVAADPDLENLPGLRTALDALLDEEREQYLDKG; encoded by the coding sequence ATGGATCTCGTGCCCGCACTGGAAGAACCACTGAAACAGCCACTGAAGTCAGTGCTCGGCCCCGCCACCGCGAAGGTGATGGCCGAGCACCTCGGCCTGCACACCGTCGGCGACCTCCTGCACCACTATCCGCGCAGGTACGAGGAGCGCGGCCAGCTCACCCACCTGGCCGACCTCCCCATGGACGAGCACGTGACGGTGGTCGCGCAGGTGGCCGACGCACGCCTGCACACCTTCGCGTCCTCGAAGTCCCGAGGGGGCAAGGGACAGCGCCTGGAAGTCACCATCACGGACGGCAGCGGCCGGCTCCAACTGGTCTTCTTCGGCCACGGAGTCCACAAGCCCCACAAGGAACTCCTCCCAGGCACCCGGGCACTGTTCGCGGGCAAGGCCTCGGTCTTCAACCGCCGCCTCCAACTGGCCCATCCGGCGTACGAACTGCTGCGCGGCGACACCGACGAGGCGGCGGAGGCGGTCGACTCCTGGGCGGGCGCCCTGATCCCGCTCTACCCGGCCACCGCGAAACTGGAGTCCTGGAAGATCGCCAAGTCGGTGCAGACGGTGCTGCTCAGCGCCCAGGATGCCGTCGACCCGCTGCCCCCCTCCCTCCGGGAGGGCAGGGGCCTGGCCACTCTCCCCGAGGCCCTGCTGAAGATCCACCGCCCGCACACCAAGGCGGACATCGAGGACGCGCGCACCCGCCTCAAGTGGGACGAGGCCTTCGTCCTCCAGGTCGCACTGGCCCGCCGCCGCCACGCGGACGCCCAACTCCCGGCGGTCCCGCGCCGACCGTCCCCGGACGGCCTCCTCACCGCCTTCGACGCGAAACTCCCCTTCACCCTCACCGAAGGCCAGCAGAAGGTGTCGAAGGAAATCTTCGACGACCTGGCGGCGGAACACCCGATGCACCGGCTGCTGCAAGGGGAGGTCGGTTCGGGGAAGACAATGGTGGCCCTCCGAGCCATGCTCGCCGTCGTCGACGCGGGCGGCCAGGCCGCGATGCTCGCGCCCACCGAGGTGCTCGCCCAGCAGCACCACCGGTCGATCACCGAGATGATGGGGGAGTTGGCGGAGGGCGGGATGCTCGGCGGCGCCGACAAGGCCACCAAGGTGGTGCTCCTGACCGGTTCCATGGGCACCGCGGCCCGCCGTCAGGCGCTGCTCGACCTCGTCACGGGTGAGGCGGGGCTCGTGATCGGCACGCACGCGCTGATCGAGGACAAGGTCCAGTTCCACGACCTTGGACTGGTCGTCGTCGACGAGCAGCACCGCTTCGGCGTCGAACAGCGCGACGCCCTGCGAGGCAAGGGCAAACAGCCCCCGCACCTCCTCGTCATGACGGCCACGCCGATTCCGCGCACGGTCGCCATGACCGTCTTCGGCGACCTGGAGACGTCGGTCCTGGACCAGCTCCCCGCCGGCCGCTCGCCGATCGCCAGCCATGTCGTCCCGGCCGCCGACAAGCCCCATTTCCTGGCGCGCGCGTGGGAGCGCGTGCGCGAGGAGGTGGGCAACGGGCATCAGGCGTATGTGGTCTGCCCCCGTATCGGCGACGAGGAGGACGACCCGAAGAAGGCCGGCAAGAAGAAGTCACCCGAGGACGAGGCCGAGAAACGCCCGCCGCTCGCCGTCGTGGAGGTGGCCGAGCAGCTGACCCGGGGCCCTCTCCAGGGGCTGAAGGTCGAGATCCTGCACGGCCGTATGCACCCCGACGACAAGGACGCCGTGATGCGCCGCTTCGCCGCCGGGGAGACGGACGTGCTGGTGGCCACCACGGTCATCGAGGTCGGCGTCAACGTGCCCAACGCGACCGTGATGGTGATCATGGACGCCGACCGCTTCGGTGTCTCCCAGCTCCACCAGCTCCGGGGCCGCGTCGGCCGAGGCTCGGCCGCCGGTCTCTGCCTCCTGGTCAGTGAGATGCCCGAGGCCAGCCCCGCCCGCCAGCGTCTCAACTCCGTCGCCGCCACTCTCGACGGCTTCGAACTGTCCCGTATCGACCTCGAACAACGCCGCGAGGGCGACGTCCTGGGGCAGGCCCAGTCCGGCGTCCGTACGTCCCTGCGGATGCTCACCGTCATCGAGGACGAGGAGATCATCGCGGAGGCGAGGGAGGAGGCGGCGGCAGTGGTCGCCGCAGACCCGGACCTGGAGAACCTCCCCGGTCTGCGTACGGCCCTGGACGCGCTGCTGGACGAGGAGAGGGAGCAGTACCTGGACAAGGGGTGA
- a CDS encoding CAP domain-containing protein, with translation MGRHRRSAAGSATTGRATGVTETYDSDTGGYGSDHGPYDSPVPHTPHTAYSTLWEDAPTTVGIASYLNPEAPSNAYATSDAYLFAPDDTGAHAVTNGDGFYDGSRNGGTRRRRKKRSSRPVRTGLLGVSAAVALGTVAVATGVLPGGDKYTIGGSSSGDKVEAADSPTNAETQQGGTSGNADEDRDSGTSTSRDTDRDTSPASPSPSQSSPSAAPTTKAPPKKSAVTPSEAPKTTPTPTPTESTEKARQQSSAPITVSAQAAAEAEVLQLVNEERAKVGCSAVSANSALRDLAEAFSEDMAARDFFDHTDPDGLSPWDRADKAGITSLGGENIARGQADAAAVMEAWMNSPGHKANILNCDFKTLGVGVHFGSGGPWWTQDFGY, from the coding sequence ATGGGACGCCACCGACGCTCCGCCGCCGGAAGCGCCACCACAGGTCGCGCCACGGGGGTCACGGAAACATACGATTCGGACACGGGTGGTTACGGATCGGACCACGGACCGTACGACTCCCCTGTCCCTCACACTCCTCACACCGCCTACAGCACGCTGTGGGAGGACGCGCCCACGACCGTGGGCATCGCCTCGTATCTGAACCCCGAGGCGCCCTCGAACGCCTACGCGACGAGCGACGCCTACCTCTTCGCCCCGGACGACACGGGCGCCCACGCGGTGACGAACGGCGACGGGTTCTACGACGGATCCCGGAACGGCGGTACCCGCCGGCGCCGCAAGAAGCGGTCGTCCAGGCCGGTCCGCACGGGCCTGCTGGGCGTCTCCGCCGCGGTCGCTCTCGGTACCGTCGCGGTCGCCACGGGTGTCCTGCCCGGCGGTGACAAGTACACGATCGGTGGCAGCAGCAGCGGCGACAAGGTCGAGGCCGCCGACTCCCCGACGAACGCCGAGACCCAGCAGGGCGGCACATCGGGCAACGCCGACGAGGACCGCGACAGCGGTACGTCGACGAGCCGCGACACCGATCGCGACACGTCACCCGCCTCCCCGTCCCCCTCGCAGTCGTCCCCGTCGGCCGCCCCGACGACCAAGGCTCCTCCGAAGAAGTCGGCGGTCACGCCCAGCGAGGCACCGAAGACGACTCCGACGCCCACTCCGACCGAGTCGACGGAGAAGGCCAGGCAGCAGTCCTCCGCCCCCATCACGGTGTCCGCGCAGGCCGCCGCCGAGGCGGAGGTGCTCCAGCTCGTCAACGAGGAGCGGGCGAAGGTGGGCTGCAGCGCGGTGTCCGCGAACAGTGCGCTGCGGGATCTGGCGGAGGCCTTCAGCGAGGACATGGCCGCCCGGGACTTCTTCGACCACACCGACCCCGACGGCCTCTCCCCCTGGGACCGGGCGGACAAGGCCGGCATCACCAGCCTCGGCGGCGAGAACATAGCCCGGGGGCAGGCCGACGCGGCCGCGGTGATGGAGGCCTGGATGAACAGCCCCGGCCACAAGGCGAACATCCTGAACTGCGACTTCAAGACGCTGGGAGTGGGTGTCCACTTCGGCTCGGGCGGCCCTTGGTGGACGCAGGACTTCGGTTACTGA
- the rnc gene encoding ribonuclease III: MSDAQADSTAKKKADTASSHTLLEGRLGYQLESALLVRALTHRSYAYENGGLPTNERLEFLGDSVLGLVVTDTLYRTHPDLPEGQLAKLRAAVVNSRALAEVGRGLELGSFIRLGRGEEGTGGRDKASILADTLEAVIGAVYLDQGLDAAGELVHRLFDPLIEKSSNLGAGLDWKTSLQELTATEGLGVPEYLVTETGPDHEKTFTAAARVGGVSYGTGTGRSKKEAEQQAAESAWRSIRADADERAKVAAAEAVAEAAAEAAVPVEDDVEASSSTSA, from the coding sequence ATGTCTGACGCCCAGGCGGACTCGACCGCCAAGAAAAAGGCGGACACAGCCTCGTCCCACACGCTTCTGGAAGGGCGGCTCGGCTACCAGCTGGAGTCCGCCCTTCTGGTGCGTGCGCTGACCCATCGTTCGTACGCGTACGAGAACGGCGGTCTGCCGACCAACGAGCGGCTGGAGTTCCTCGGGGACTCCGTGCTCGGTCTGGTGGTCACGGACACGCTGTACCGCACTCACCCCGACCTCCCAGAAGGCCAGTTGGCCAAGCTGCGGGCCGCGGTGGTCAATTCTCGTGCGCTCGCGGAGGTGGGCCGTGGGCTCGAACTCGGCTCCTTCATCCGGCTCGGCCGTGGTGAAGAGGGCACGGGCGGGCGGGACAAGGCGTCCATCCTCGCCGACACCCTTGAAGCGGTGATCGGCGCTGTCTATCTCGACCAGGGTCTCGACGCGGCGGGCGAACTCGTCCACCGTCTCTTCGACCCGCTGATCGAGAAATCCTCGAACCTCGGTGCCGGCCTGGACTGGAAGACCAGTCTCCAGGAACTCACCGCGACCGAAGGACTCGGCGTGCCCGAGTACCTGGTCACGGAGACCGGTCCGGACCACGAGAAGACCTTCACTGCTGCCGCCCGCGTCGGAGGCGTCTCGTACGGCACCGGCACCGGCCGCAGCAAGAAGGAGGCGGAGCAGCAGGCCGCAGAGTCGGCCTGGCGTTCCATCCGAGCTGATGCGGATGAACGTGCGAAGGTCGCTGCCGCTGAGGCGGTGGCTGAAGCCGCGGCTGAGGCTGCGGTGCCTGTTGAGGATGATGTTGAGGCGTCTTCCTCCACGTCTGCCTGA
- a CDS encoding winged helix-turn-helix transcriptional regulator: MMNATEEQPLPYDVFAKACPSRGTLEHVTGRWGALTLGALQEGSLRFNELRRRVDGVSEKMLSQTLQALERDGLVHREAQPTNPPRVDYELTPLGHEVAERLLALIHFVEGRMDSVLAARERYDETRAPRP; encoded by the coding sequence ATGATGAACGCCACGGAGGAGCAGCCCCTCCCCTACGACGTGTTCGCCAAGGCCTGTCCGTCGCGCGGCACGCTGGAGCACGTCACGGGCCGCTGGGGCGCGCTCACCCTCGGCGCTCTCCAGGAGGGCTCGCTCCGCTTCAACGAGCTGCGCCGCCGCGTCGACGGCGTGAGCGAGAAGATGCTCTCCCAGACCCTCCAGGCCCTGGAGCGCGACGGCCTGGTCCACCGCGAGGCCCAGCCGACGAACCCGCCCCGCGTGGACTACGAGCTGACCCCCCTGGGTCACGAGGTCGCCGAACGCCTGCTGGCGCTCATCCACTTCGTGGAGGGCCGTATGGACTCCGTACTGGCAGCACGCGAGAGGTACGACGAAACGCGCGCCCCTCGCCCGTAG
- a CDS encoding YceD family protein produces the protein MALNARLDHRNPLVFDTHELGRRPGALQRLTREIDAPKDLGIQGVIGVPEGTPVELKLRLESVMEGVLVTGTARARAKGECVRCLEPLEQELTADFQEMFSYPDADDRGRVKAEPADDAEDDEDMLFIEDGLFDLESVLRDAVVLALPMQPVCQDDCPGLCSECGARLADDPEHHHDAVDIRWAALQGLAGSLEPGEKDEISDAEAEAGVDEKQEK, from the coding sequence ATGGCTCTGAACGCCCGCCTCGACCACCGCAACCCTCTTGTGTTCGACACACACGAGCTGGGGCGGCGTCCTGGCGCGCTGCAGCGCCTGACCCGTGAGATCGACGCTCCCAAGGATCTCGGGATCCAGGGAGTCATCGGAGTGCCGGAAGGTACGCCGGTGGAGCTCAAGCTCCGCCTGGAGTCGGTCATGGAAGGTGTGCTTGTCACAGGCACCGCCCGTGCACGGGCCAAGGGGGAGTGCGTAAGGTGTCTGGAGCCGCTCGAGCAGGAGCTCACGGCGGACTTCCAGGAGATGTTCTCGTACCCTGACGCCGACGACCGGGGCCGTGTGAAAGCGGAGCCGGCCGACGACGCCGAGGACGACGAGGACATGCTCTTCATCGAGGACGGCTTGTTCGACCTCGAATCCGTGCTGCGTGATGCGGTGGTGCTCGCACTGCCGATGCAGCCGGTGTGCCAGGACGACTGTCCCGGCCTGTGCTCCGAGTGCGGGGCGCGGCTGGCGGACGACCCGGAACACCACCATGACGCCGTCGACATCCGTTGGGCGGCACTGCAGGGACTCGCAGGTTCACTCGAACCCGGCGAGAAGGACGAGATCAGCGACGCCGAAGCGGAAGCGGGCGTCGACGAGAAGCAGGAGAAGTAG
- a CDS encoding acylphosphatase, giving the protein MNEDVRLVVWVRGRVQGVGFRWFTRARALEIGGLSGFALNLDDGRVQVVAEGTRQGCEGLLDWLRGDDTPGRVDGVTEIWDTPRRIYDGFAIR; this is encoded by the coding sequence ATGAACGAGGATGTACGACTGGTCGTCTGGGTGCGCGGACGCGTCCAGGGCGTGGGTTTCCGCTGGTTCACGCGGGCCAGGGCCCTGGAGATCGGCGGGCTGAGTGGTTTTGCTCTCAATTTGGACGACGGACGTGTGCAAGTGGTCGCGGAAGGCACGCGTCAGGGCTGCGAAGGACTGCTCGACTGGCTGCGCGGTGACGACACGCCCGGCCGCGTGGACGGCGTCACCGAGATCTGGGACACACCGCGCCGGATCTACGACGGCTTCGCCATCCGCTGA
- the coaD gene encoding pantetheine-phosphate adenylyltransferase, with amino-acid sequence MRRAVCPGSFDPITNGHLDIISRASRLYDEVYVAVMINKSKKGLFEVDERIDLIRQVTAEFGNVRVESFHGLLVDFCKQRDIPAIVKGLRAVSDFDYELQMAQMNNGLSGVETLFVPTNPTYSFLSSSLVKEVAAWGGDVSHLVPPLVLEALDGRLKKD; translated from the coding sequence GTGCGCCGCGCCGTCTGTCCCGGGTCGTTCGACCCGATCACCAACGGACACCTCGACATCATTTCCCGCGCCTCCCGTCTGTACGACGAGGTCTATGTCGCGGTCATGATCAACAAATCGAAGAAGGGCCTCTTCGAGGTCGACGAACGGATCGACCTGATCCGCCAGGTCACCGCCGAGTTCGGAAACGTCCGGGTCGAGTCCTTCCACGGCCTTCTCGTCGACTTCTGCAAGCAGCGCGACATTCCGGCCATCGTCAAGGGTTTGCGCGCTGTCAGCGACTTCGACTACGAACTCCAGATGGCCCAGATGAACAACGGGCTGTCCGGTGTCGAGACGCTCTTCGTGCCGACCAACCCCACCTACAGTTTTCTCTCCTCCTCGCTCGTCAAGGAGGTCGCCGCCTGGGGCGGGGACGTCTCCCACCTCGTGCCGCCACTCGTCCTGGAAGCCCTCGACGGACGTCTCAAGAAGGACTGA
- the rpmF gene encoding 50S ribosomal protein L32 has product MAVPKRKMSRSNTRHRRSQWKAAVPTLVACERCHEPKLQHIACPSCGTYNKRQVLEV; this is encoded by the coding sequence GTGGCTGTTCCGAAGCGGAAGATGTCGCGCAGCAACACGCGCCACCGCCGGTCGCAGTGGAAGGCTGCGGTCCCCACCCTGGTTGCGTGCGAGCGCTGCCACGAGCCCAAGCTGCAGCACATCGCGTGCCCGTCTTGCGGCACTTACAACAAGCGCCAGGTCCTCGAGGTCTGA
- the mutM gene encoding bifunctional DNA-formamidopyrimidine glycosylase/DNA-(apurinic or apyrimidinic site) lyase has translation MPELPEVEVVRRGLARWVAQRTVADAEVLHPRAVRRHVAGADDFTHRLKGHRIGTPSRRGKYLWLPLEDTGQSVLAHLGMSGQLLVQPHEAADEKHLRIRVRFADDLTTELRFVDQRTFGGLSLHDNTPDGLPDVIAHIARDPLDPLFDDEAFHQALRRKRTTIKRALLDQSLISGVGNIYADEALWRSRVHYERPTSGFTRPRTAELLGHVRDVMNEALDVGGTSFDSLYVNVNGESGYFDRSLDAYGREGLPCRRCATPMLRRPWMNRSSYFCPKCQRVPRASA, from the coding sequence ATGCCCGAGTTGCCTGAAGTCGAGGTTGTACGGCGGGGGTTGGCTCGGTGGGTTGCTCAACGCACCGTTGCCGATGCCGAGGTGCTCCACCCGCGTGCCGTGCGACGGCATGTCGCCGGGGCCGATGACTTCACGCATCGACTCAAAGGGCATCGCATCGGGACGCCCAGCCGGCGCGGGAAGTATCTGTGGCTGCCGCTGGAGGACACCGGGCAGTCGGTGCTGGCGCATCTCGGGATGAGCGGTCAGCTTCTGGTGCAGCCGCACGAGGCCGCCGACGAGAAGCATCTGCGCATTCGCGTCCGGTTCGCCGACGACCTGACCACCGAGCTGCGCTTCGTCGACCAACGCACCTTCGGTGGACTGTCGTTGCACGACAACACTCCCGACGGGCTGCCCGACGTCATCGCCCACATCGCGCGTGACCCCCTCGACCCGCTGTTCGACGACGAGGCCTTCCACCAGGCGCTGCGCCGGAAGCGTACGACCATCAAACGGGCCCTGCTCGACCAGTCGTTGATCAGCGGCGTGGGCAACATCTACGCGGACGAGGCGCTTTGGCGCTCCCGCGTCCACTACGAACGTCCGACCTCGGGCTTCACCCGTCCGCGTACGGCCGAACTCCTGGGCCACGTACGGGATGTGATGAACGAGGCGCTGGACGTGGGTGGCACGAGTTTCGACAGCCTCTACGTCAACGTCAATGGCGAATCGGGGTACTTCGACCGCTCGCTCGACGCCTACGGACGCGAGGGACTGCCCTGCAGGCGTTGCGCGACGCCGATGCTGCGTCGCCCCTGGATGAACAGGTCCAGCTACTTCTGCCCGAAGTGCCAGCGGGTGCCGCGCGCTTCGGCGTAG
- a CDS encoding ATP synthase F0 subunit B — translation MDVQKKLDEIVSSVSSARSMPMSASCVVNRADLLAMLEEVRAALPGSLAQAQELIGDREQLVEQARHEADRIIRTAHEERGSLISDTEVARRSQNEADRILAEARKEAEDVRAEADDYVDSKLANFEVVLTKTLGSVGRGREKLLGTGPGLDDQGYEDEDAPERSHDPETLRLNADKYVDVKLGAFEAVLAKTLEAVGRGRQTLHGRIASDDLGALGQDDDGTPRQHTSDADYLADLADSPDSLGEQPRAAEIPAQQQYGRQDQYGYQQPADPYGGYQQAYAQQQDQYGYQSADPYAYQAYDGSQAAYDPAQVQQGYAQPEQQQQQQAHALDETSLFDTGMISAEQLRAYEQGRGGQ, via the coding sequence GTGGACGTGCAGAAGAAGCTCGACGAGATCGTCTCCTCGGTCTCCAGTGCCCGGTCGATGCCCATGTCGGCCTCGTGCGTGGTCAACCGCGCCGACCTGCTCGCGATGCTGGAAGAGGTGCGCGCGGCTCTGCCCGGCTCCCTCGCGCAGGCACAGGAGCTGATCGGCGACCGGGAACAGCTGGTCGAGCAGGCCCGCCATGAGGCCGACCGGATCATCCGGACCGCGCACGAGGAGCGCGGCTCCCTGATCTCCGACACGGAGGTCGCCCGCCGCTCCCAGAACGAGGCGGACCGCATCCTCGCCGAGGCCCGCAAGGAGGCCGAGGACGTTCGCGCCGAGGCCGACGACTACGTCGACTCCAAGCTCGCCAACTTCGAGGTCGTCCTCACCAAGACCCTCGGCTCGGTCGGCCGTGGCCGCGAGAAGCTGCTCGGCACCGGCCCCGGCCTCGACGACCAGGGATACGAGGACGAGGACGCCCCCGAGCGCAGCCACGACCCCGAGACCCTGCGCCTCAACGCCGACAAGTACGTCGACGTGAAGCTCGGCGCCTTCGAGGCCGTCCTCGCCAAGACCCTTGAGGCGGTCGGCCGCGGTCGGCAGACCCTGCACGGCCGTATCGCCAGCGACGACCTCGGCGCCCTCGGCCAGGACGACGACGGCACCCCCAGGCAGCACACCAGCGACGCCGACTACCTGGCCGACCTCGCCGACTCCCCGGACTCCCTCGGCGAACAGCCCCGGGCGGCGGAGATCCCGGCCCAGCAGCAGTACGGCCGGCAGGACCAGTACGGCTACCAGCAGCCGGCCGACCCCTACGGCGGCTACCAGCAGGCGTACGCCCAGCAGCAGGACCAGTACGGCTACCAGTCCGCCGACCCCTACGCCTACCAGGCGTACGACGGCTCGCAGGCCGCCTACGACCCCGCCCAGGTCCAGCAGGGCTACGCCCAGCCGGAACAGCAGCAACAGCAGCAGGCGCACGCCCTCGACGAGACCAGTCTCTTCGACACCGGCATGATCAGCGCCGAGCAGTTGCGCGCCTACGAACAGGGTCGCGGCGGGCAGTGA
- the rsmD gene encoding 16S rRNA (guanine(966)-N(2))-methyltransferase RsmD: MTRVIAGTAGGRRLAVPPGTGTRPTSDRAREGLFSTWQALLGPLDGERVLDLYAGSGAVGLEALSRGAGHTLLVEADARAARIVRENVKALGLPGAEVRAGKVEQVVQAAAAQSYDIVFLDPPYDVPDDDLREILLTLRAGGWLAAEALVTVERSTRGGEFPWPDGFEALRSRRYGEGTFWYGRAASTCEDAR, from the coding sequence ATGACCCGCGTGATCGCCGGCACAGCCGGCGGACGACGCCTAGCCGTCCCGCCGGGCACCGGCACACGCCCCACCTCCGACCGCGCCCGCGAGGGCCTCTTCTCCACCTGGCAGGCCCTCCTCGGCCCCCTGGACGGTGAGCGCGTCCTCGACCTGTACGCCGGATCGGGAGCCGTCGGCCTGGAGGCACTCAGCCGCGGTGCCGGGCACACCCTGCTCGTGGAGGCCGACGCCCGCGCCGCCCGCATCGTCCGCGAGAACGTGAAGGCGCTCGGCCTGCCCGGCGCCGAGGTCCGGGCCGGCAAGGTGGAACAGGTGGTTCAGGCGGCTGCCGCACAGTCGTACGACATCGTCTTCCTCGACCCGCCGTACGACGTTCCGGACGACGATCTTCGGGAGATTCTGCTCACACTCCGGGCCGGGGGCTGGCTCGCGGCCGAAGCCCTCGTCACCGTGGAGCGCAGCACCAGAGGCGGTGAATTCCCGTGGCCGGACGGCTTCGAAGCGCTCCGGTCCCGTCGCTACGGCGAGGGAACGTTTTGGTACGGTCGCGCCGCCTCTACGTGCGAAGACGCACGATGA